Proteins found in one Amycolatopsis umgeniensis genomic segment:
- a CDS encoding glucose 1-dehydrogenase: protein MGRLDGKVALITGGARGQGEAAARLFVAEGARVVIADINDLDGKKLAADLGESAVYQHLDVGDESEWDAAIERTVSEFGPPTVLVNNAGILHFSELGKTTLADYERVIRVNQIGAFLGMRSVVEPMTGAGGGSIVNVSSVEGLAGMPFLVAYTASKFAIRGMTKVAALELGAKNIRVNSVHPGAIDTPMVAAAAGGQKIDMSWVGKKVALGRVGQPEDIAKLVLFLASDESSYSTGSEFVADGGATATHALKF from the coding sequence ATGGGCAGGCTCGACGGCAAGGTGGCCCTGATCACCGGCGGTGCCCGTGGCCAGGGCGAAGCGGCCGCGCGGCTGTTCGTCGCCGAGGGCGCGCGCGTGGTGATCGCCGACATCAACGACCTCGACGGCAAGAAACTCGCCGCCGACCTCGGCGAATCGGCCGTCTATCAGCATCTCGACGTCGGCGACGAGAGCGAATGGGACGCCGCGATCGAGCGCACGGTGTCGGAGTTCGGACCGCCGACGGTGCTGGTCAACAACGCGGGAATCCTGCATTTCTCGGAACTCGGCAAGACCACGCTGGCCGACTACGAACGCGTCATCCGGGTCAATCAGATCGGGGCGTTTCTCGGGATGCGTTCGGTCGTTGAACCGATGACCGGGGCCGGAGGCGGCTCCATCGTCAACGTGTCCTCTGTGGAAGGACTCGCCGGGATGCCGTTCCTCGTCGCCTACACCGCGAGCAAGTTCGCGATCCGCGGGATGACCAAGGTCGCGGCGCTCGAACTCGGCGCGAAGAACATCCGGGTCAATTCGGTCCATCCCGGCGCGATCGACACACCGATGGTCGCCGCGGCGGCGGGCGGGCAGAAGATCGACATGTCGTGGGTCGGCAAGAAGGTCGCTTTGGGCCGTGTCGGGCAGCCGGAGGACATCGCGAAACTCGTCTTGTTCCTGGCCAGTGACGAAAGTTCGTACAGCACGGGCTCGGAGTTCGTCGCCGACGGCGGCGCGACCGCGACGCACGCCCTCAAGTTTTAG
- a CDS encoding acyl-CoA dehydrogenase family protein, giving the protein MRIDYTPDQRALAGELREYFAGLMTPERREALAGDGGEYGDSVVYKEIVRELGSSGWLAIGWPKEYGGQDRPMLDQLIFTDEAAAAGVPVPFLTVNTVGPTIMRYGTEEQKAFYLPKIAAGELHFAIGYSEPGAGTDLAALRTRAVRDGDDYVINGQKMWTSLIEYADYIWLAARTDPDARRHKGLSMLIVPTSAPGFSWTKVHTVAGPGTSATYYDDVRVPVTSRVAGENEGWPLITNQLNHERVALTSAAPIQTSLREVRTWAQTTKLPDGSRVIDAPWVRLHLARIHTHAEYLKLRNWRIAWAAASSDLGPAEASATKVFGTEFATEAYRLMMEILGAGAVVREGSPGALLRGRVERLHRSSLILTFGGGANEIQRDMIAATALGLPITR; this is encoded by the coding sequence ATGCGGATCGACTACACGCCGGACCAGCGGGCCCTGGCGGGGGAACTGCGGGAGTACTTCGCCGGATTGATGACACCCGAGCGCCGCGAAGCACTGGCCGGAGACGGCGGCGAATACGGCGACAGCGTGGTGTACAAGGAAATCGTGCGCGAACTCGGCAGTTCGGGCTGGCTCGCGATCGGCTGGCCGAAAGAGTACGGCGGACAGGACCGGCCGATGCTCGACCAGCTCATCTTCACCGACGAGGCGGCCGCGGCCGGGGTGCCCGTCCCGTTCCTCACGGTGAACACCGTCGGGCCGACCATCATGCGCTACGGCACCGAAGAGCAGAAGGCGTTCTACCTGCCGAAGATCGCCGCCGGCGAACTGCATTTCGCGATCGGCTACTCCGAGCCCGGCGCGGGGACGGACCTGGCCGCGCTGCGCACCCGCGCGGTCCGCGACGGCGACGACTACGTGATCAACGGCCAGAAGATGTGGACGAGCCTGATCGAGTACGCCGACTACATCTGGCTGGCCGCCCGCACCGACCCCGACGCCCGCAGGCACAAGGGCTTGAGCATGCTGATCGTGCCGACCTCGGCCCCCGGCTTCTCTTGGACGAAGGTGCACACGGTCGCCGGACCGGGCACCAGCGCGACCTACTACGACGACGTGCGGGTCCCGGTGACCTCCCGGGTCGCGGGCGAGAACGAGGGCTGGCCGCTCATCACGAACCAGCTCAACCACGAACGTGTCGCGCTGACCTCGGCCGCCCCGATCCAGACGTCGTTGCGTGAGGTGCGGACCTGGGCGCAGACGACCAAACTGCCCGACGGCTCCCGCGTCATCGACGCGCCGTGGGTGCGGCTGCACCTGGCACGGATCCACACCCACGCGGAGTACCTGAAACTGCGGAACTGGCGGATCGCCTGGGCGGCCGCGAGCAGCGATCTCGGCCCCGCGGAGGCTTCGGCGACCAAGGTGTTCGGCACGGAGTTCGCGACCGAGGCCTACCGGCTGATGATGGAGATCCTCGGCGCGGGCGCCGTGGTCCGCGAGGGCTCCCCCGGCGCCCTGCTGCGCGGCCGGGTCGAACGGCTGCACCGCTCGTCGCTGATCCTCACCTTCGGCGGCGGCGCCAACGAGATCCAGCGGGACATGATCGCCGCGACCGCCCTCGGCCTGCCCATCACGCGCTAG
- a CDS encoding alpha/beta hydrolase family protein, protein MTRIPGRIGVLAAALALPAVLIAPSASAAPVRFSLPAPTGPYAVGSTDLHLVDRSRQDPWVPGSSRELMVTVRYPALPSGKPKAPYMAPGVAKVVAEGDAVKLGIGADQLDYRFPTNARIGAPAIGGKRPVLLYSPGGTLSRSHGTNQLEQLASEGYVVVAIDHTHEAEAVEFPGGRVEKKALPPSSIEVSKRVIETRVQDTKFVLDALRLTRVGMFGHSAGGFTAGETMVTDRRIVAGADLDGSMAHSQSQRIFGRVADEGLDRPFLLMSAGNHSAASDASWQEFQRNQRGWTGETRLPDGEHFSFTDYQTLLPQLGNAPAAFIGTVDPARSIAAQRARLSEFFGRNLRQRSSDVTSVSLSRAS, encoded by the coding sequence ATGACACGAATTCCGGGCCGGATCGGTGTTCTCGCCGCGGCGCTCGCACTCCCCGCCGTACTGATCGCGCCGTCGGCTTCCGCCGCCCCCGTCCGTTTCAGCCTGCCCGCGCCGACGGGCCCGTACGCGGTCGGCAGTACCGACCTGCACCTGGTCGACCGCTCCCGTCAGGACCCGTGGGTTCCCGGTTCCTCCCGGGAACTCATGGTCACCGTGCGGTACCCGGCACTGCCGAGCGGGAAGCCGAAAGCTCCGTACATGGCGCCAGGAGTCGCGAAAGTGGTCGCCGAGGGAGACGCCGTCAAACTGGGCATCGGCGCGGATCAGCTCGACTACCGCTTCCCCACCAACGCGCGGATCGGCGCGCCCGCGATCGGCGGGAAGCGGCCTGTCCTGCTGTATTCGCCCGGGGGCACCTTGTCCCGTTCCCACGGCACCAACCAGCTGGAACAGCTCGCGAGCGAGGGCTACGTCGTCGTGGCCATCGATCACACCCACGAGGCGGAAGCGGTCGAGTTCCCCGGTGGCCGCGTCGAGAAGAAGGCCTTGCCGCCGTCGAGCATCGAAGTGTCGAAGCGAGTGATCGAGACCCGCGTCCAGGACACCAAGTTCGTCCTCGACGCGCTCAGACTGACCAGGGTCGGCATGTTCGGCCACTCCGCCGGCGGGTTCACCGCGGGCGAGACGATGGTGACCGACCGGCGCATCGTCGCCGGGGCGGACCTCGACGGCAGCATGGCCCACTCACAGTCCCAGCGGATCTTCGGCCGCGTCGCCGACGAGGGGCTCGACAGGCCGTTCCTGCTGATGAGCGCGGGAAACCACAGCGCCGCCTCGGACGCGTCCTGGCAGGAGTTCCAGCGCAACCAGCGCGGCTGGACCGGCGAGACACGTCTGCCGGACGGCGAGCACTTCAGCTTCACCGACTACCAGACCTTGTTGCCGCAGCTGGGCAACGCTCCGGCCGCGTTCATCGGCACCGTGGACCCCGCGCGCAGTATCGCGGCCCAGCGTGCCCGGCTGAGCGAGTTCTTCGGCCGGAACCTGCGTCAGCGAAGCAGCGATGTGACCAGTGTGTCCTTGAGCCGCGCCTCGTAG
- a CDS encoding AMP-binding protein, which yields MTTTVTELLLARAEDPSTGLLFEDRRWSWAEHVRACAGHAAALTRTLRPGGHFGLLADNVPEFSFLLGGAALSGHVLVGLNPTRRGAALARDVALADCELVFAEEKYLPLLSGTDVPVLPLSEFEPLREAVVPVAAKPEDLLMLIFTSGTSGDPKAVRCTHGKIAYPGEMLAVRFGMSTQDTVYVSMPLFHSNAIMAGWSVGLAAGAGVALRRRFSASGFLPDIREFGATYANYVGKPLSYVVATPERDDDADNPLKVVYGNEGTEADLAAFGKRFGCHVVDAFGSTEGGVNFGRDASTPAGSLGRLLDGVAVLDPETGKPCPPAEFDADGKLLNAAEAVGELVNTGGAGFFAGYYGDPAAEAERMRDGMYHTGDLAYLDADGHCYFAGRLGDWLRVDGENLGTAPIERALLRHPAVREAAVYGVPDPRVGDRVMAALVCRAPVDADEFAAFVAAQGDLGPKQRPRFVRVVEELPRTATHKILKRELAAEGVAEAWEPRYPDA from the coding sequence GTGACGACCACGGTCACGGAACTCCTGCTCGCCCGGGCAGAAGACCCGTCGACCGGGCTGCTGTTCGAAGACCGGCGCTGGTCGTGGGCGGAGCACGTCCGGGCCTGCGCCGGGCACGCCGCCGCGCTCACCAGGACGCTGCGTCCCGGCGGGCATTTCGGGCTGCTGGCGGACAACGTCCCCGAGTTCTCGTTCCTGCTCGGCGGCGCGGCGCTGTCGGGTCACGTGCTGGTCGGCCTGAACCCGACGCGCCGGGGCGCGGCGCTGGCCCGTGACGTCGCGCTGGCGGACTGCGAGCTGGTGTTCGCCGAGGAGAAGTACCTCCCGCTGCTGTCCGGGACGGATGTCCCGGTACTGCCGCTGAGCGAGTTCGAGCCGCTGCGGGAGGCCGTCGTCCCGGTGGCCGCGAAGCCCGAAGACCTGCTCATGCTGATCTTCACCTCCGGCACCAGCGGCGACCCGAAGGCCGTCCGGTGCACGCACGGCAAGATCGCCTATCCCGGCGAGATGCTGGCCGTCCGGTTCGGTATGTCCACACAGGACACCGTGTACGTGTCGATGCCCCTGTTCCACTCCAACGCCATCATGGCAGGCTGGTCGGTCGGGCTCGCCGCGGGCGCGGGGGTCGCGTTGCGGCGCCGGTTCTCCGCGTCCGGCTTCCTGCCCGACATCCGGGAGTTCGGCGCGACCTACGCCAACTACGTCGGCAAGCCACTGTCCTATGTGGTCGCCACTCCCGAGCGGGACGACGACGCCGACAATCCGCTGAAGGTGGTCTACGGCAACGAAGGCACGGAAGCCGATCTGGCTGCTTTCGGCAAGCGTTTCGGCTGCCACGTGGTCGACGCGTTCGGCTCGACCGAGGGCGGCGTGAACTTCGGCCGGGACGCCAGCACCCCCGCCGGTTCGCTCGGCCGGCTGCTCGACGGCGTCGCCGTCCTCGATCCGGAGACCGGGAAACCCTGTCCTCCGGCGGAATTCGACGCGGACGGCAAGCTCCTCAACGCCGCCGAGGCGGTCGGCGAACTGGTCAACACCGGCGGAGCCGGCTTCTTCGCCGGGTACTACGGCGATCCGGCCGCCGAGGCCGAGCGGATGCGCGACGGGATGTACCACACCGGCGACCTGGCGTACCTCGACGCGGACGGCCACTGCTATTTCGCCGGACGGCTCGGCGATTGGCTCCGCGTCGACGGCGAGAACCTCGGCACCGCCCCGATCGAACGCGCGCTCCTGCGGCACCCGGCCGTCCGGGAAGCGGCGGTGTACGGCGTGCCGGATCCGCGAGTGGGCGACCGGGTGATGGCCGCGCTGGTCTGCCGGGCACCGGTCGACGCGGACGAGTTCGCCGCTTTCGTCGCGGCGCAAGGCGATCTCGGACCGAAACAGCGGCCCCGGTTCGTGCGGGTGGTCGAGGAACTGCCGCGGACGGCGACGCACAAGATCCTCAAGCGGGAACTCGCGGCGGAAGGTGTCGCCGAGGCCTGGGAACCGCGGTATCCCGACGCCTGA
- a CDS encoding SgcJ/EcaC family oxidoreductase, translated as MTTEEIITSLERAWNAGDGQAWAANFAEDVDFVDVVGRIQRGRATIARESQKIFDTIYRDSRLQLRQVSSRPLGGGFDLVHTETVMSIPAGPLAGEQRAVQTMLVHDGRVAAFHNTIRGDIAEFTGHDADLAARSPQDWDS; from the coding sequence ATGACCACCGAGGAGATCATCACCTCGCTGGAACGCGCCTGGAACGCGGGCGACGGGCAGGCGTGGGCCGCGAACTTCGCCGAGGACGTGGACTTCGTCGACGTCGTCGGCCGCATCCAGCGCGGCCGCGCGACGATCGCACGCGAAAGCCAGAAGATCTTCGACACCATCTACCGGGACAGCAGGCTGCAGCTCCGCCAGGTGTCGAGCCGCCCGCTCGGCGGCGGGTTCGACCTCGTGCACACCGAGACGGTGATGTCCATCCCGGCGGGCCCGCTCGCCGGGGAACAACGCGCGGTGCAGACGATGCTCGTCCACGACGGGCGGGTCGCCGCGTTCCACAACACGATCCGGGGCGACATCGCGGAGTTCACCGGCCACGACGCGGACCTCGCGGCGAGGTCTCCCCAGGACTGGGATTCCTGA
- a CDS encoding MlaE family ABC transporter permease: protein MGALTQVGRLATLSWEVLRAIFKRPFQFREWIQQCWFFASVTILPTALVAIPFGAVIALQLGSLTQQIGAQSFTGAASALAIVQQASPLITALLVAGAGGSAVCADIGARKIREEIDAMEVLGVNPIQRLIVPRVLAAIVVSVLLNGLVSVVGVLGGYFFNVVMQGGTPGAYLASFNALAQVPDLWISEIKALLYGFVAGVVAAFRGLNPAGGPKGVGDAVNQAVVITFLLLFLINVVLTAIYLRIVPPKAM from the coding sequence ATGGGTGCGCTCACACAGGTCGGCAGGCTCGCGACCCTGTCGTGGGAGGTCCTGCGCGCGATCTTCAAACGCCCGTTCCAGTTCCGCGAATGGATCCAGCAGTGCTGGTTCTTCGCCAGCGTCACCATCCTGCCGACGGCGCTCGTGGCGATCCCGTTCGGCGCGGTCATCGCCCTGCAACTGGGATCGCTGACGCAGCAGATCGGCGCGCAGTCGTTCACCGGCGCGGCCAGCGCGCTCGCGATCGTGCAGCAGGCGAGTCCGCTGATCACCGCGCTGCTGGTGGCGGGCGCGGGCGGCAGCGCGGTCTGCGCCGACATCGGCGCTCGCAAGATCCGCGAAGAGATCGACGCGATGGAGGTACTCGGGGTCAACCCGATCCAGCGCCTGATCGTGCCGCGCGTCCTGGCGGCGATCGTGGTTTCGGTACTGCTGAACGGTTTGGTCAGTGTCGTCGGGGTGCTCGGCGGCTACTTCTTCAACGTCGTCATGCAGGGCGGCACCCCGGGTGCGTACCTCGCCAGCTTCAACGCCCTCGCGCAGGTGCCGGATCTGTGGATCAGCGAGATCAAGGCGCTGCTCTACGGTTTCGTCGCCGGGGTGGTCGCGGCCTTCCGCGGGCTGAACCCGGCGGGCGGGCCGAAGGGCGTCGGGGACGCGGTGAACCAGGCCGTGGTCATCACCTTCCTGCTGCTGTTCCTGATCAACGTCGTGCTGACGGCGATCTACCTGCGGATCGTGCCGCCGAAGGCGATGTGA
- a CDS encoding bifunctional GNAT family N-acetyltransferase/acetate--CoA ligase family protein produces the protein MASEDTGNRDPFDFPREWEADVLLSDGGTVHLRPVIPSDADGLVAFHGRLSERTRYFRYFGAYPRIPQRDLERFSVVDHHDRVAFVALLGDDIVAVGRYERLEHGPSAEVAFVVDDTHQGRGLGSILLEHLAAAASESGLRRFVAEVLAENAAMVRVFRDAGYQVSREIEEGVLHLEFDIDPTEESLAVARSREQAAEARSVHNLLHPKSVAVIGASTDPTKIGYVALTNLLSADFAGTVYPVNPEHKSVRGVRAYPSVVDIPEDVDLALVAVPAEAVESVLDGALAKGVKTLLIVSGGFAEAGPHGLHAELRLVGEARAHGMRVVGPNALGVLNTDASVRLNATLAPRLPARGRTGFFCQSGALGTAILADAEARGLGLSTFVSAGNRADVSGNDLLQYWETDPATDLVLLYLESFGNPRKFARLARRLARTKPVVAVKSGRHAVRPQLAATSAEVDESSVQALFEQAGVVRVDTLAQLFDTALVFAHQPLPAGPRIAIVGNSSAIGLLAADTARAQGLRLASDPVDVGPQASPEEFAAAVREALNSPETDALVVVFVPPLAIPGTAYARALREAVVEMDKNKPIVSTFLAVEGVPDELAVLSEDGVPTRGSVPSYPSPERAVNALARVVRYAAWRQRPQGNLVRPAGLHAEQAQVIVNELLSGEDGKTTLLSDEDVVRLLGCYGIDVVPFQVVTSADEAVKAAEDLGFPVTLKAVDERLRGRPDLAGVRLDLSSVDGVRRAYLDLREISGDDEVYVQRMAPKGISCVIGLQDDPSFGTLVSFGLSGLVSTLLGDRAYRAVPLTDVDAATLLREPRTSPLLTGYRGDEPADLAALQDIVLRVAALAEDNPEVRSMTLDPILASPDGAFVANARIVLGPPPSRPDTGPRRLRPINAPT, from the coding sequence ATGGCCAGTGAGGACACCGGTAACCGCGACCCGTTCGACTTCCCGCGCGAGTGGGAGGCCGACGTCCTGCTCTCCGACGGCGGCACGGTGCACCTGCGCCCGGTGATCCCCAGCGACGCCGACGGGCTCGTCGCCTTCCACGGCCGGTTGTCCGAACGCACCCGGTACTTCCGGTACTTCGGCGCCTATCCGCGGATCCCGCAGCGGGACCTCGAACGGTTCTCCGTCGTCGACCACCACGACAGGGTCGCCTTCGTCGCGTTGCTGGGCGACGACATCGTGGCCGTCGGCCGCTACGAACGGCTCGAACACGGGCCGTCGGCCGAGGTCGCGTTCGTCGTCGACGACACCCACCAGGGCCGCGGGCTCGGATCGATCCTGCTGGAGCATCTGGCCGCCGCCGCTTCGGAATCCGGCCTCCGCCGCTTCGTCGCCGAAGTGCTCGCCGAGAACGCGGCGATGGTCCGCGTGTTCCGAGACGCGGGCTACCAGGTCAGCCGCGAGATCGAGGAAGGCGTGCTGCACCTGGAGTTCGACATCGATCCGACCGAGGAGTCCCTCGCGGTCGCCCGTTCCCGGGAACAGGCCGCCGAGGCACGCAGCGTGCACAACCTGCTGCACCCGAAGTCGGTCGCGGTGATCGGCGCGTCCACCGATCCCACGAAGATCGGCTATGTCGCCCTCACCAACCTGCTGAGCGCCGACTTCGCAGGCACCGTCTACCCGGTCAACCCGGAGCACAAGTCCGTCCGCGGTGTGCGCGCCTATCCGTCCGTCGTGGACATTCCCGAGGACGTCGACCTCGCGCTGGTCGCCGTTCCCGCCGAGGCCGTCGAGTCCGTTTTGGACGGTGCGCTGGCCAAGGGGGTCAAGACGCTCCTGATCGTCTCGGGCGGGTTCGCCGAGGCCGGCCCGCACGGGTTGCACGCCGAACTGAGGCTGGTCGGAGAGGCCAGGGCGCACGGCATGCGCGTCGTCGGCCCGAACGCGCTGGGCGTGCTCAACACCGACGCCTCCGTCCGGCTCAACGCCACCCTCGCGCCCCGCCTGCCCGCCCGCGGCCGCACCGGGTTCTTCTGCCAGTCCGGCGCGCTGGGTACCGCGATCCTCGCCGACGCCGAAGCGCGCGGCCTGGGGCTTTCGACGTTCGTCTCGGCGGGCAACCGGGCCGACGTCTCCGGCAACGACCTGCTCCAGTACTGGGAGACGGATCCGGCGACCGATCTCGTCCTGCTGTACCTGGAATCGTTCGGCAATCCGCGCAAGTTCGCGCGTCTCGCCCGGCGGCTGGCGCGGACGAAACCGGTGGTGGCGGTGAAATCGGGCAGGCACGCCGTCCGCCCGCAGCTCGCCGCGACGTCGGCCGAGGTCGACGAGTCCAGCGTCCAGGCGCTGTTCGAGCAGGCGGGCGTCGTCCGCGTCGACACGCTCGCGCAACTCTTCGACACCGCGCTGGTCTTCGCCCATCAGCCGTTGCCCGCCGGGCCGCGGATCGCCATCGTGGGCAACTCCAGCGCGATCGGGCTGCTCGCCGCCGACACCGCGCGGGCGCAGGGCCTCCGGCTGGCTTCCGACCCCGTCGACGTCGGGCCGCAGGCGAGTCCGGAGGAATTCGCCGCGGCCGTGCGCGAAGCACTCAACTCCCCGGAGACCGACGCGCTCGTCGTGGTCTTCGTGCCCCCGCTCGCGATCCCGGGCACCGCGTACGCCCGCGCGCTGCGGGAAGCCGTCGTCGAGATGGACAAGAACAAGCCCATCGTGTCGACCTTCCTCGCCGTCGAGGGCGTGCCGGACGAACTGGCCGTGCTTTCCGAGGACGGCGTGCCGACGCGGGGTTCCGTCCCGTCGTACCCCAGCCCCGAACGCGCGGTGAACGCGCTCGCGCGCGTCGTGCGCTACGCCGCGTGGCGTCAGCGGCCGCAGGGCAACCTGGTGCGGCCCGCGGGACTGCACGCCGAGCAGGCGCAGGTGATCGTCAACGAACTCCTGTCCGGCGAGGACGGCAAGACGACACTGCTCTCCGACGAAGACGTTGTCCGGCTCCTGGGCTGCTACGGCATCGACGTCGTCCCGTTCCAGGTCGTGACGTCCGCGGACGAGGCGGTGAAAGCGGCCGAGGACTTGGGTTTCCCGGTCACCCTCAAGGCCGTCGACGAGCGGCTGCGCGGCAGGCCGGACCTCGCCGGGGTGCGGCTCGATCTGTCTTCTGTGGACGGAGTGCGGCGGGCGTACCTCGATCTGCGGGAGATCTCCGGCGACGACGAGGTCTACGTCCAGCGGATGGCGCCCAAGGGCATTTCGTGCGTGATCGGGCTGCAGGACGACCCGTCGTTCGGCACGCTCGTTTCGTTCGGGCTCTCCGGACTGGTCAGCACGCTGCTGGGGGACCGCGCCTACCGCGCCGTCCCGCTCACCGACGTCGACGCCGCCACGCTGCTGCGCGAACCGCGGACGTCACCGCTGCTCACCGGGTACCGCGGCGACGAACCGGCGGATCTGGCCGCGCTCCAGGACATCGTGCTGCGCGTCGCGGCGCTCGCCGAGGACAACCCCGAGGTCCGCTCGATGACGCTCGACCCGATCCTGGCCTCGCCGGACGGCGCCTTCGTCGCCAACGCCCGGATCGTGCTGGGCCCGCCGCCGTCCCGCCCCGACACCGGGCCGCGGCGGCTGCGGCCGATCAACGCCCCTACTTGA
- a CDS encoding ferredoxin translates to MEIDVDRSLCEANAICVGFAPEVFDLDDEEELVLASAEVPANQVERVTQAVASCPKNALLMRS, encoded by the coding sequence ATGGAGATCGACGTCGATCGCTCACTCTGTGAGGCGAACGCGATCTGTGTCGGCTTCGCGCCCGAGGTCTTCGATCTCGACGACGAGGAGGAGCTCGTCCTCGCGTCGGCCGAAGTTCCGGCGAACCAAGTAGAACGTGTTACTCAAGCTGTGGCGAGCTGCCCGAAGAACGCGCTGCTCATGCGTAGTTAG
- a CDS encoding 3-oxoacyl-ACP reductase — MGLDGKTAIVTGAGAGLGRAEALALAAAGASVVVNDVSTAAQVVADEIEAEGGKAVAVTGDVSESSTADALLAAAVDHFGGLHVLVNNAGVLRDRMLFSMSDEEWDTVLGVHLRGHFLLSRNAGAYWRDKSKVDGAPVYGRVVNTASESFLLGAPGQPNYGAAKAGIAALTVSTARGLSRYGVRANAICPRARTAMTEGVFGADAPEGIDPLSVDHVAPFVSFLCSPESDRVNGQVFLVYGGMVALMRPPSVEQRFDTVNGTWTTEELATSVGGYFADRDPERMFSASEIMSLP; from the coding sequence GTGGGTTTGGACGGCAAGACGGCCATCGTCACCGGGGCCGGCGCGGGACTCGGCCGGGCCGAGGCGCTGGCACTGGCCGCGGCGGGTGCCTCGGTGGTGGTCAACGACGTCTCGACGGCGGCGCAGGTGGTGGCCGACGAGATCGAGGCCGAAGGCGGCAAGGCCGTCGCGGTCACCGGAGACGTGTCGGAGTCCTCGACCGCGGACGCGCTGCTTGCCGCCGCCGTCGACCACTTCGGCGGACTCCACGTCCTGGTCAACAACGCGGGCGTGCTGCGCGACCGGATGCTGTTCTCGATGTCCGACGAGGAATGGGACACCGTGCTCGGGGTCCACCTGCGCGGGCACTTCCTGCTTTCCCGCAACGCGGGGGCGTACTGGCGCGACAAGTCCAAAGTGGACGGAGCGCCGGTGTACGGCCGGGTGGTCAACACCGCCTCGGAGTCGTTCCTGCTCGGTGCTCCCGGCCAGCCGAACTACGGCGCGGCCAAGGCCGGTATCGCCGCGCTCACCGTCTCCACCGCGCGCGGCCTCTCCCGCTACGGCGTCCGCGCCAACGCGATCTGCCCGCGCGCCCGCACCGCGATGACCGAAGGGGTCTTCGGGGCCGACGCGCCGGAGGGGATCGACCCGCTTTCGGTCGACCACGTCGCGCCGTTCGTGTCCTTCCTCTGCTCGCCGGAGTCCGACCGCGTCAACGGTCAGGTGTTCCTCGTCTACGGCGGGATGGTCGCGCTCATGCGGCCGCCGTCGGTGGAGCAGCGGTTCGACACCGTCAACGGCACCTGGACCACCGAAGAACTCGCCACGAGCGTGGGCGGCTACTTCGCCGACCGCGATCCGGAACGCATGTTCTCCGCGTCCGAAATCATGTCGCTGCCGTGA
- a CDS encoding acyl-CoA dehydrogenase family protein produces MDFTLTEAQQDLASLTRRILTDKVTPDVLGPHGSGGFDAPLWTSLAQAGVVDAALPQSVGGGGYGLLEQCSVLAEIGRAVAPVPYLTSVVMGAAAVARFGDGRLAERWVVPVLRGDHVLAVALPDYGMPCGFTAETDGDGWRLTGAQTAVPSGAFAHGFLVEAAIDGGRQVFLLDSDSVTVSPQRTVDHADAALVELSGAKSAVSLGDIGEWLRLRGTIGVCAQQLGVVERALELTAAYAGERKQFGHLIGSFQAVRQRLADAYVDVEAVRLTLWQAAWRLSEGLPAAEEVATAKFWAAEAGHRVAHTAVHIHGGVGIDVDHTLHRYFVAAKRLEFTFGGATVQTRGLGDLLAADPA; encoded by the coding sequence ATGGACTTCACGCTCACCGAAGCGCAACAGGATCTCGCGTCGCTCACGCGCCGGATCCTCACGGACAAGGTCACCCCCGACGTGCTGGGGCCGCACGGTTCCGGCGGGTTCGACGCTCCACTGTGGACCTCGCTGGCCCAGGCGGGAGTGGTCGACGCCGCCCTGCCGCAGTCGGTGGGCGGTGGCGGCTACGGGCTGCTGGAGCAGTGTTCCGTCCTGGCCGAGATCGGCCGCGCGGTCGCGCCCGTGCCGTATCTGACGTCCGTGGTCATGGGCGCGGCCGCGGTGGCCAGGTTCGGAGACGGCAGGCTCGCCGAGCGCTGGGTGGTCCCTGTGCTGCGCGGCGACCACGTGCTCGCGGTGGCGCTGCCGGACTACGGCATGCCGTGCGGGTTCACCGCCGAGACCGACGGCGACGGCTGGCGGCTGACCGGCGCGCAGACCGCGGTGCCTTCGGGCGCTTTCGCGCACGGCTTCCTCGTCGAAGCCGCCATCGACGGCGGACGGCAGGTGTTCCTGCTCGACTCGGACTCGGTGACCGTCTCGCCGCAACGGACCGTCGACCACGCCGACGCGGCACTGGTCGAACTGTCCGGCGCGAAATCCGCGGTCTCGCTGGGCGACATCGGCGAATGGCTGCGGCTGCGCGGGACGATCGGTGTCTGCGCGCAGCAGCTCGGCGTCGTCGAACGGGCACTGGAACTGACCGCGGCGTACGCGGGGGAACGCAAGCAGTTCGGCCACCTCATCGGGAGTTTCCAGGCGGTGCGGCAACGGCTCGCGGACGCCTACGTCGACGTCGAAGCCGTCCGGCTGACGTTGTGGCAGGCCGCCTGGCGGCTGAGCGAGGGGCTTCCGGCGGCCGAAGAGGTCGCGACGGCGAAGTTCTGGGCCGCCGAGGCCGGGCACCGGGTCGCGCATACCGCCGTGCACATCCACGGCGGGGTCGGCATCGACGTCGACCACACCCTGCACCGCTACTTCGTCGCGGCGAAGCGGCTCGAGTTCACCTTCGGCGGGGCGACCGTGCAGACGCGGGGCCTCGGCGATCTCCTGGCCGCGGACCCGGCGTGA